A segment of the Pseudodesulfovibrio sp. S3 genome:
TCGCAATTCTCTGGGGCAGAGTGAGCGGGACGGCCTGGGTGGAATGATTCTGATCGAATTCAAAAAGGCCCGATGCATTGGATGTATCGGGCCTTTTTCATTGTGTCGTGGAGAGGTTAGCGTTTGACCTTCTGCACCAGGATCTTGATAGGTTGCCCTGCCGGTCCGGCAAAGGGATCGATTCGGGTGTTGTTGGTGAACAGAAGTTGTCCGTCCAATTCGATGCGTGCATGCAGGGCATAGCTTAGCCGGTCGCTGATGCGCTGGGCATCGTATTTCAGGATCACCTCATAGGGTGGCGCAGCCTGGACCGTCACGGTGGTGCTGGCCACCGTATTGGTGGCGGAGTTCAGTTGCGAGATGTTTTGCAGGGAGACGGTCAACATACAGCCCGGAGGCAGCAGGAGCAGCTCCTGGTAATGGACCGATGTCTTCAATGCGATCGCATTGGGATTGTCCGCCACCGGGTCGCCCTTGCAGCCGCTCAGAGAGATGAGGGACAGGGCGCACAGTGCAAGCATGGCGAGTATGGTGCTTTTCATCGAATGCTCCTCATTGCGATTATCATACGCATTCTGGCTGAATGGGCAAGAAAAAGGGTGCTATTCCACATGGTCACACCTAACTCAGTGAAAATGAAAAAAGTCCTTGAAATTGACAATCAATATCAATATGGTGGGCCGCATGAACAGGGCAACAGAAGTATCCAGGGACGCTTGCAGCAAGTTTCGCGGGGCGGGGGGCCTGTCCGGGGAAGCTGTTCTCGGACGATGTATGTGCCGGCCAGCGGTTTCCGTTTGGCCGGGAAGCATGAACCCCATCAACAGGAGACAGCACATGA
Coding sequences within it:
- a CDS encoding YbaY family lipoprotein, whose amino-acid sequence is MKSTILAMLALCALSLISLSGCKGDPVADNPNAIALKTSVHYQELLLLPPGCMLTVSLQNISQLNSATNTVASTTVTVQAAPPYEVILKYDAQRISDRLSYALHARIELDGQLLFTNNTRIDPFAGPAGQPIKILVQKVKR